From Allofrancisella guangzhouensis, a single genomic window includes:
- a CDS encoding MFS transporter: MKFLKPAKTLPLLDDKKVAIKYPQWRLRMFLVAYIGYFTYYFGRSSFDVSKQYITTLSPDELGLIGAGLGIAYGVSKFLMGNLADRSNAKVFLALGLLISGLLNLIIPNVLSLGVLLMFVIMFANGWVQGMGWPACARIMTHWFCAHERGTKMGVWNTAHNVGAGFLAIAVVPIGLYLFNNDWHGLFYVAGILCISVAVLILIFGADTPQSVGLPAIEVYKGYVSQTNYEEKELTAKEIFFKYVLNNKWVWLIAIANAFVYCARYGLLSWSTYYLVQVKHMSATTGLLGFALFELPAIPGTIVIGWITDRFFNSRRAPVSVICMILFIAVLFVYWHSNTAWILLLSLSAMGVLIYGPVALIGILALDLVPKKAGGTAAGFTGLFGYFLGTVGAQAVIGIIATYLGWNAVFIFLISSCVLATLLLSICWNLNSDNKHL, encoded by the coding sequence ATGAAGTTTTTAAAACCTGCTAAGACATTACCTTTATTAGATGATAAAAAAGTAGCTATTAAATACCCTCAATGGCGCTTAAGAATGTTCCTTGTAGCATATATTGGCTACTTTACATACTACTTTGGACGTAGCAGTTTTGATGTCTCTAAACAATACATAACTACCCTTTCACCAGATGAACTAGGTTTAATTGGAGCTGGACTTGGTATAGCTTATGGAGTAAGTAAGTTTCTCATGGGAAACTTAGCAGATAGAAGTAATGCCAAAGTTTTTCTTGCATTAGGATTATTAATAAGTGGTCTATTAAACCTAATAATTCCAAACGTGCTTTCTTTAGGCGTTTTACTAATGTTTGTAATCATGTTTGCAAATGGCTGGGTTCAAGGTATGGGCTGGCCGGCTTGTGCTAGAATTATGACACACTGGTTTTGCGCACATGAACGTGGCACAAAAATGGGAGTTTGGAATACTGCCCATAACGTTGGAGCTGGTTTTTTAGCAATCGCGGTTGTGCCGATAGGATTATATTTATTTAATAATGACTGGCATGGACTCTTTTATGTTGCTGGTATTTTATGTATATCTGTAGCAGTTTTAATACTAATATTTGGTGCAGACACTCCACAATCTGTAGGACTTCCTGCTATAGAAGTATATAAAGGTTATGTTAGTCAAACTAATTATGAGGAAAAAGAACTTACTGCCAAAGAAATTTTCTTTAAATATGTACTAAACAATAAATGGGTATGGTTAATAGCTATAGCAAATGCTTTTGTGTATTGCGCAAGATATGGCCTACTTAGCTGGTCTACTTACTATCTAGTACAAGTTAAACATATGTCGGCGACTACTGGTTTATTAGGGTTTGCTTTATTTGAATTACCCGCGATACCAGGAACCATAGTTATTGGTTGGATTACAGATAGATTTTTTAATAGCCGTAGAGCTCCTGTAAGTGTTATCTGTATGATTTTATTTATAGCTGTTTTATTTGTCTACTGGCATAGCAATACAGCTTGGATACTACTTTTATCATTATCTGCTATGGGTGTACTCATCTATGGACCAGTTGCATTGATTGGAATCCTAGCTCTAGACCTGGTGCCTAAAAAAGCAGGAGGTACAGCTGCTGGTTTTACTGGATTATTTGGTTATTTCTTAGGAACAGTAGGAGCTCAAGCTGTTATAGGGATTATAGCGACGTACCTTGGTTGGAATGCTGTATTTATTTTCCTTATAAGCTCTTGTGTACTAGCGACTCTACTTTTAAGTATTTGCTGGAATTTAAATAGTGATAACAAACATCTATAA
- a CDS encoding ChaB family protein has product MPYNALSELPKGVQNVLPKHAQEIYKEAFNNAWDEYKDKSKRKTDEDRETISHQVAWSAVKQKYYKDQQTGNWYKK; this is encoded by the coding sequence ATGCCTTATAATGCATTAAGCGAATTACCAAAAGGAGTGCAGAATGTCCTTCCAAAGCATGCTCAAGAAATTTATAAAGAAGCTTTTAACAACGCTTGGGATGAGTATAAAGATAAATCAAAAAGAAAAACTGATGAAGATAGAGAAACAATATCCCATCAGGTAGCATGGTCAGCAGTTAAACAAAAGTATTACAAAGATCAACAAACTGGGAATTGGTATAAAAAGTAA
- a CDS encoding SDR family oxidoreductase, which produces MNQSKENIQKEQPGLTSDMNIKPIHIYKGYSPANKLNGKVALITGGDSGIGKAVALHFVKEGAKVAFTYHTREKEDAKETLEELREVVNDKDDILAFEIDIKDSSQCNEFVEKSYKHFGSIDVLVNNAAVQFPQNDFLDISEEQLKETFETNFYHYVYMIKAVLKYMQKGASIINTTSVTAYKGRPDLIDYSSTKGAIVALTRSLAKNIIKNGIRVNAVAPGPVWTPLIPSSFDKEKVEHFGESTLLGRPAHPADIAPSYVFLANEIESKYFIGQVLHPNGGEIVNG; this is translated from the coding sequence ATGAATCAATCTAAGGAGAATATTCAAAAAGAGCAACCTGGGCTAACTTCTGATATGAATATCAAACCTATCCATATTTATAAAGGCTATAGCCCTGCAAATAAGCTTAACGGTAAAGTTGCTCTTATTACAGGTGGTGATAGTGGGATAGGGAAGGCTGTAGCCTTGCATTTTGTAAAAGAAGGAGCAAAAGTTGCTTTTACTTACCATACCAGGGAAAAAGAAGATGCTAAAGAGACCTTAGAAGAATTAAGAGAAGTAGTCAATGATAAAGATGACATATTAGCATTTGAGATTGATATTAAAGATAGTAGTCAATGTAATGAGTTTGTTGAGAAGTCTTATAAACATTTTGGTAGTATAGATGTGCTTGTGAATAATGCAGCTGTGCAATTTCCTCAAAATGATTTTCTTGATATATCAGAAGAGCAATTAAAAGAAACTTTTGAAACTAATTTTTACCATTATGTGTATATGATAAAGGCAGTCTTAAAATATATGCAAAAAGGAGCTAGCATAATAAATACTACTTCTGTCACTGCTTATAAAGGTAGACCTGACTTGATTGATTATTCTTCCACAAAGGGTGCTATCGTAGCACTTACACGTTCTTTAGCTAAAAATATAATTAAAAATGGTATAAGAGTAAACGCAGTAGCTCCAGGACCAGTATGGACCCCTTTAATACCTTCAAGTTTTGATAAAGAAAAGGTGGAACATTTTGGAGAAAGTACTTTACTAGGTCGGCCAGCGCATCCAGCAGATATAGCTCCTTCTTATGTGTTTCTTGCTAATGAGATAGAGAGTAAATATTTTATTGGTCAAGTGCTTCATCCTAATGGTGGAGAGATTGTAAACGGTTAA
- a CDS encoding PRC-barrel domain-containing protein, producing MGNLTLSASTLIGDKVVNYDGEDLGEVKEIMLNTETGEVAYIVVSFGGFMGIGDKLFAIPLTAFEIDTANKQFKLDKSKADLEEAPGFDKNNWPKPDSSYWTGDTLAEFYNV from the coding sequence ATGGGAAATTTAACATTATCAGCAAGTACACTCATAGGTGACAAAGTAGTTAATTATGATGGAGAGGATTTGGGTGAGGTAAAAGAAATTATGCTAAACACCGAAACAGGCGAGGTGGCTTATATAGTTGTATCATTTGGTGGATTTATGGGGATAGGAGATAAATTGTTTGCTATCCCTCTAACAGCTTTTGAAATAGATACGGCTAACAAGCAATTTAAGCTTGATAAATCAAAGGCAGATTTAGAAGAAGCTCCTGGGTTTGATAAAAATAACTGGCCCAAACCTGATTCTTCTTACTGGACAGGAGATACTTTGGCAGAATTTTATAATGTCTAA
- the dgt gene encoding dGTP triphosphohydrolase yields the protein MATNLYHKNDYIRQNNDISYKEHFSPFRRDYARVVHSSSFRRLQAKTQIFPNFENDFFRNRLTHSLEVAQIAKSIAIRLNAEYSLNLDYDLIETAALCHDIGHPPFGHNGEIALNKKMQNFGGFESNAQTLRLISHTAKKDVDQKQSFGLNLTYRTLAATIKYDCLIPPISDSRELTKGYYNEEAKLVDDIKQKLLEPYATKVNQPFKTIECYIMDIADDIAYSTYDVEDALKGGFIDPLSIASVDDKLLQKILNAMPKDLKITASEVKEILKDIFSDYIDFKTDSRDIHRISKKIATNSLLRTKLTSKLVNNCIQNIKFDLNKDVPIISRVYLDNQVRKQVEVLKKYILFKIIKSPKLNILRYRGREIISEIFDILIESNPNDSLLPDDIGAIFYSANNTRQKARIISDYISSMTDRYIIELYNQFKSDPSTMIFKPFS from the coding sequence ATGGCTACAAATCTCTATCACAAAAATGATTACATAAGACAGAATAACGATATATCTTATAAAGAGCATTTTTCACCATTTAGGAGAGATTATGCTAGAGTCGTACATTCATCATCATTTAGAAGGCTACAAGCAAAAACTCAAATCTTTCCGAACTTTGAAAATGATTTTTTCAGAAATAGATTAACTCACTCTTTAGAGGTTGCCCAAATAGCAAAATCTATAGCAATTAGACTAAATGCTGAATACAGTTTAAATTTAGACTATGACCTTATAGAAACAGCTGCTCTTTGTCATGATATAGGACACCCTCCTTTTGGTCATAATGGAGAAATAGCTCTAAATAAAAAAATGCAGAATTTCGGTGGCTTTGAGAGTAATGCTCAAACACTAAGACTGATTTCTCATACAGCAAAAAAAGATGTCGATCAAAAACAAAGTTTTGGTTTAAACCTAACATATAGAACACTAGCTGCTACTATAAAATATGACTGTTTAATACCTCCTATTAGTGACTCCCGTGAACTAACTAAAGGATACTATAATGAAGAGGCTAAATTAGTTGATGATATAAAACAAAAACTTTTAGAGCCATATGCTACTAAAGTGAACCAACCTTTCAAAACCATAGAATGCTACATAATGGACATTGCTGATGATATTGCTTACTCAACTTACGATGTTGAGGATGCACTTAAAGGTGGTTTCATAGATCCACTATCTATAGCTAGTGTTGATGACAAACTTCTCCAAAAAATACTAAATGCTATGCCTAAAGATTTAAAAATTACAGCTAGTGAGGTTAAGGAAATATTAAAAGATATTTTTTCAGATTATATTGACTTTAAAACTGATAGTAGAGATATTCACAGGATTTCTAAAAAAATAGCTACCAATAGCCTTCTACGGACAAAGCTGACATCAAAATTAGTAAATAACTGCATCCAAAATATCAAGTTCGATTTAAATAAAGATGTCCCTATTATTTCAAGAGTTTACCTCGATAACCAAGTTAGAAAACAAGTTGAGGTGCTAAAGAAATACATTTTATTTAAAATTATAAAATCGCCAAAACTAAATATCTTACGTTATAGGGGTAGAGAAATAATCTCAGAAATTTTCGATATACTCATAGAATCAAACCCTAACGATAGTTTACTGCCTGATGATATCGGAGCTATTTTCTACAGTGCAAATAATACTCGCCAAAAGGCTAGAATCATAAGTGACTATATATCATCTATGACTGATAGATATATTATAGAACTTTATAATCAATTTAAATCTGATCCATCTACTATGATATTTAAACCTTTTTCGTAA
- a CDS encoding MFS transporter: MNKYKKLLFSSLGSAFEYYDLAIYSVFAVAIGEKFFDKDNTISSTLMVFLVYVGGYLVRPFGAWTLGYIADKKGRAFILKLNMVLLFCSTLLLAILPSVESIGVWATLFFVSLRCIQAIAIGAEIPVAVIFTIENYPKRQGLVTGIIFSCLSLGIMMTTVVLFIVTNYTSDSFVKEYGWRIGFLIGAIFTFSLFFLRKGIVDDLPKPVVNLNNQNTSLISFVAKVLVGMMLVACIAMLTTQLYMFLPSFYQMYLTSKVELANLLLVGSIIMTISCIIGGFISDYVPKEKLMGILVLISIALAPIFYKNVLDGRSIYSCFIILSIVMGFFASTYNVIIVNYFNFDYRGRGLGLAYNLGYLVFSAGVPAFSIFLISTTESLLIPAYLIVFAGVISLIGLVVSDWFTKKV; the protein is encoded by the coding sequence ATGAATAAATATAAGAAATTACTTTTTTCAAGCCTTGGCTCTGCTTTTGAGTATTATGATTTGGCTATATATTCCGTGTTTGCAGTTGCAATAGGAGAAAAATTTTTTGATAAAGATAATACTATTAGTAGCACACTAATGGTGTTTTTGGTTTATGTAGGTGGTTATTTGGTAAGACCATTTGGTGCTTGGACGCTTGGTTATATAGCAGATAAAAAAGGTAGAGCCTTTATTTTAAAGTTAAATATGGTTTTATTATTTTGTTCAACTTTATTATTAGCTATTTTACCAAGCGTTGAGAGTATAGGAGTTTGGGCGACATTATTTTTTGTTAGTTTACGATGTATCCAAGCTATAGCTATAGGTGCGGAAATTCCTGTAGCTGTAATATTTACTATAGAAAATTACCCTAAGAGACAAGGTTTAGTAACTGGAATTATTTTTTCTTGTTTAAGTTTGGGTATTATGATGACAACAGTAGTTCTTTTTATAGTAACTAACTACACTAGTGATTCTTTCGTAAAAGAATACGGTTGGCGAATAGGATTTTTAATAGGGGCTATATTTACATTTAGTTTATTCTTCTTAAGAAAAGGTATAGTTGATGATCTACCAAAACCAGTTGTAAATTTAAACAATCAAAACACTAGCCTGATATCATTCGTTGCAAAGGTTTTAGTAGGTATGATGCTAGTAGCCTGTATTGCAATGCTAACAACACAGCTTTATATGTTCTTACCGTCATTTTACCAGATGTATTTAACTTCGAAAGTAGAGCTGGCAAATTTACTTCTAGTAGGTTCTATAATAATGACTATTAGCTGTATAATAGGGGGTTTTATAAGTGATTACGTACCAAAAGAAAAGCTAATGGGTATATTAGTTCTTATAAGTATAGCTCTTGCACCTATCTTTTATAAGAATGTACTTGACGGTAGGAGTATATATTCTTGTTTTATAATTTTATCAATAGTTATGGGATTTTTTGCCTCTACATATAATGTTATAATTGTTAATTATTTTAATTTTGATTATAGAGGTAGAGGGCTTGGTTTAGCTTACAACCTTGGATATTTAGTATTTTCTGCTGGGGTTCCAGCTTTTTCAATATTTTTAATTTCTACGACAGAATCATTATTAATACCGGCTTATTTAATAGTTTTTGCAGGTGTAATTTCACTTATAGGTTTGGTAGTTTCAGACTGGTTTACGAAAAAGGTTTAA
- a CDS encoding 5-carboxymethyl-2-hydroxymuconate Delta-isomerase produces MPHIIVEVSQKFDKQIVNNIIQKAQEYLINNLPTKLETFKNRVYVYDSCMVGGLTSEELIHLTIKILSGRRQEHLVNIANQLRSLLAKYLDTISLETKNYTLTLEILELAPAYVN; encoded by the coding sequence ATGCCACATATAATAGTAGAAGTTTCGCAAAAATTCGATAAACAAATTGTTAATAATATTATTCAAAAAGCACAGGAATATTTGATAAATAATCTACCTACTAAACTAGAAACTTTTAAAAATAGAGTTTATGTTTATGATAGTTGTATGGTTGGTGGTTTGACTTCTGAAGAATTAATACATTTAACCATAAAGATTCTGTCTGGACGTAGGCAAGAACATTTAGTCAATATAGCAAATCAATTAAGGTCGCTGTTAGCTAAATACTTAGACACAATAAGTCTAGAAACTAAAAATTATACTTTGACCCTTGAGATTTTAGAATTAGCTCCAGCCTACGTTAATTAA
- a CDS encoding glycosyl hydrolase family 18 protein: MDIKRKLVSVVTLTLMGSSAFAAEAWSTSNLSSYSAGTIVTDEGKTYKCKPWPQSGWCKIAAYKPAGTYGADAWDETGPGPSPTPSEQVTASVSINGELPTTAEVDFVSSKGTFAVSNGKVTLEYPKDASETYTVKLKNDEGTISPSTVTVSAATTTIALTYTAKPAPEPTPGIKAWDPSAIYNGGDQVTYNGSIYEAKYWTQGNNPETSGEWGPWKLIGEDPAQEMATLDFTIPTKPSFITSDEKPSISIFNENDVKVAEIKNAAWGSKAKIDVPAGKLKVQVASIGTSQGIATPNSFSIAKDETKNISINYKQAQVGSINLTASADNNAVKSTTYTIKNSTGDVVSQGEVNFTSATVIDNLLASDEGLKYTISAKSFTYNGYSYEAQPIVVTVTTGNSADAQLNFTTTKIASVRVIVTVSDMPNDKETTLHFTSNSGSSQLLKVADNGVYTEELPKDGDTWNITADNISGYKANINPNSFVADQDSLNVTIKYSEAPTSEWPDRVIVGYVRGYYAEWYSQPDTTNEMITEAMKNGYNVIVYAFAGQDFHGIVPGTNPVRRVDLDGPGYVDFTPEMLARIPAQQEIIHDNGGISLLSIGGGVNYFTPDMTGANAAITGKAMGKFLAENGYDGLDVDVEHPTNGAQVEENFINYINAMKAEYKSITGKDAFLTAAPQITGWTNEQGGGGTAKFAEPMYTQEFMDDAQFDAVFIQTYNQYGGANFGGKKGYDVGFLSMTFNLLSPETRDKMPGITKDAFYVPKETKIVLGVPDYKDPSVTEDAYIHGACLADASCSGVGLYNPADITKDITDGDLEKYNQYGGVMTWILNSDSYQGWTWVDGVKDVAYN, encoded by the coding sequence ATGGATATAAAAAGAAAATTAGTCTCGGTAGTAACCTTAACCCTAATGGGGTCTTCAGCTTTTGCTGCTGAAGCCTGGTCTACTTCCAATCTAAGTAGCTATTCTGCAGGTACTATTGTAACTGATGAGGGCAAAACTTATAAATGTAAACCTTGGCCACAGAGCGGCTGGTGTAAAATAGCTGCATATAAACCTGCTGGAACATATGGTGCTGATGCTTGGGATGAAACAGGTCCTGGGCCAAGTCCAACTCCTTCTGAGCAGGTTACAGCAAGTGTTTCTATTAACGGTGAACTTCCTACTACCGCTGAAGTTGATTTTGTAAGTTCAAAAGGAACTTTTGCTGTTTCAAATGGTAAGGTTACTTTAGAGTATCCAAAAGATGCTTCAGAAACTTATACCGTTAAACTTAAAAATGACGAAGGAACTATTTCTCCTTCTACAGTAACAGTTTCAGCTGCTACTACAACTATTGCGTTAACTTATACTGCAAAGCCTGCCCCTGAACCTACACCAGGGATAAAAGCTTGGGATCCTTCCGCTATTTATAATGGAGGCGACCAAGTAACCTATAATGGCTCTATATACGAAGCTAAATATTGGACTCAAGGTAACAATCCTGAAACTTCTGGAGAATGGGGACCTTGGAAGCTAATAGGTGAAGATCCTGCTCAAGAAATGGCTACGTTAGATTTTACAATACCTACAAAACCTAGTTTTATAACATCAGATGAGAAACCTAGTATAAGTATTTTCAATGAAAATGATGTTAAAGTAGCAGAAATTAAAAATGCAGCCTGGGGTTCTAAAGCTAAAATAGATGTACCAGCTGGTAAACTAAAAGTCCAAGTAGCATCTATTGGAACAAGTCAAGGTATAGCAACTCCTAATAGCTTCTCTATAGCTAAAGATGAAACTAAAAACATTTCAATAAATTATAAGCAAGCACAAGTAGGATCTATAAACCTAACAGCTAGTGCAGATAATAATGCGGTTAAATCAACTACTTATACAATTAAAAATAGTACCGGGGATGTAGTATCACAGGGAGAGGTTAACTTCACATCAGCTACAGTAATAGATAATTTACTAGCTTCAGATGAGGGCCTAAAATACACTATTTCTGCTAAAAGCTTTACTTATAACGGTTATAGCTATGAAGCTCAACCAATAGTTGTAACTGTTACAACAGGAAACAGCGCAGATGCGCAGCTTAACTTTACTACTACAAAAATAGCTAGTGTGAGAGTAATCGTAACTGTATCAGATATGCCAAACGATAAAGAAACAACTTTACATTTTACAAGTAATAGTGGCTCTAGTCAGTTATTAAAAGTAGCAGATAATGGTGTATATACAGAAGAATTGCCAAAAGATGGTGATACTTGGAATATAACAGCTGATAATATCTCTGGATATAAGGCTAATATAAACCCTAATTCTTTTGTCGCTGATCAGGATAGTCTGAATGTAACTATAAAATATTCTGAGGCTCCAACGTCAGAATGGCCTGATCGAGTAATAGTCGGTTACGTTAGAGGTTATTATGCTGAATGGTACTCTCAGCCAGATACTACAAATGAAATGATAACAGAAGCTATGAAAAATGGCTATAATGTGATTGTTTATGCTTTTGCTGGGCAAGATTTTCATGGTATCGTGCCTGGTACAAATCCTGTAAGACGTGTTGATTTAGATGGTCCTGGTTATGTTGACTTTACTCCAGAGATGTTAGCAAGAATTCCAGCACAGCAAGAGATTATCCATGATAATGGTGGTATTTCATTACTTTCTATTGGTGGCGGAGTTAACTATTTTACTCCAGATATGACTGGTGCTAATGCTGCAATAACTGGTAAGGCTATGGGTAAATTCCTTGCAGAAAATGGCTACGATGGTTTAGATGTGGATGTTGAGCATCCAACAAATGGTGCTCAAGTTGAAGAAAACTTTATTAATTATATTAATGCTATGAAGGCTGAGTATAAATCTATAACAGGTAAAGATGCATTCTTAACAGCAGCTCCTCAAATAACTGGCTGGACAAATGAACAAGGAGGTGGCGGTACTGCTAAATTTGCAGAACCTATGTATACACAAGAGTTCATGGATGATGCCCAATTTGATGCTGTGTTTATACAAACATATAATCAATATGGTGGTGCAAACTTTGGTGGTAAAAAAGGATATGATGTTGGTTTCTTAAGCATGACGTTTAATTTACTAAGTCCAGAAACTCGTGATAAAATGCCTGGAATCACAAAAGATGCTTTCTATGTACCAAAAGAAACAAAAATAGTCCTTGGTGTTCCAGATTATAAAGATCCATCTGTTACAGAGGATGCTTATATACATGGCGCTTGTTTAGCTGATGCATCATGCTCTGGTGTAGGTTTGTATAACCCTGCTGATATCACTAAAGATATAACAGATGGGGATCTTGAAAAATACAACCAGTACGGTGGCGTGATGACCTGGATCCTAAATTCAGACTCTTACCAAGGATGGACTTGGGTTGATGGCGTTAAAGACGTAGCTTATAACTAA
- the upp gene encoding uracil phosphoribosyltransferase — translation MKVVEVKHPMVRHKLGLMRVKDISTQEFRRLTKEVASLLTYEVTANFELEELEIVSWEGKKIMVEQIKGKKLTVVPILRAGLGMLDGVFEHIPAAKVSMVGMYRDEKTAKPIPYFAKLCDKLDERIALIVDPMLATGGSMIETISLLKKAGSKDIKIITLVAAPEGLAALKQVHPDVELYTASIDSYLNEQKYIIPGLGDAGDKIFGTK, via the coding sequence ATGAAAGTAGTAGAAGTAAAACACCCAATGGTTAGACATAAGCTAGGACTTATGCGTGTTAAGGATATTAGCACCCAAGAATTTAGACGCTTAACAAAAGAAGTTGCTAGTTTATTGACGTATGAAGTAACAGCAAACTTTGAACTAGAAGAATTAGAAATTGTTAGCTGGGAAGGTAAGAAGATTATGGTTGAGCAAATTAAAGGTAAGAAATTAACGGTAGTACCTATTTTAAGAGCTGGTTTGGGCATGTTAGATGGAGTGTTTGAACATATCCCAGCAGCTAAAGTAAGCATGGTGGGGATGTATCGTGATGAAAAAACAGCTAAACCAATACCATACTTTGCAAAACTTTGCGATAAATTAGATGAGAGGATAGCACTAATAGTTGATCCTATGTTAGCAACTGGAGGTTCAATGATTGAAACTATATCACTCCTTAAAAAAGCAGGGTCAAAAGATATTAAAATTATTACGCTTGTCGCAGCACCAGAAGGCTTAGCAGCGTTAAAACAAGTTCATCCAGATGTTGAATTATATACAGCATCTATAGACAGTTATTTGAATGAGCAAAAGTATATTATCCCAGGCTTAGGAGACGCAGGAGATAAAATTTTCGGCACAAAGTAA
- the anmK gene encoding anhydro-N-acetylmuramic acid kinase AnmK yields MSKYKYCIGLMSGTSLDGIDVALCKVKGHGLDTQIKLVEFETYNYSADVLQDINKALDLSSSDAKLLCSLNFKLGAEYANAVKALLDKAKVSLVEVEFIANHGQTIYHQAKDEASFVRSSLQLGDAATIAYECKTTVVSNFRAADIAAGGAGAPLVPYVDYLLYRDKNKSRALHNIGGIANTTVIPKNASIDQIMAFDTGVGNMMINRAMETLFAKNYDKDGITASTGKVIVKMLEELLANPYLNQQPPKSTGRELFGISYTDKIIEKYNDEQPEDIVHTLTIFAAESIARAYQDFVFGRYDLDEIIFTGGGAHNKFLITQIRKLLNQTTVMTFEDIGENSDAKEAMAFAVLGNETLHRSYNNAPTATGAKQKVILGQVNYF; encoded by the coding sequence ATGAGCAAATATAAATACTGTATAGGTTTAATGTCAGGTACATCTTTGGATGGAATAGATGTAGCTTTATGTAAAGTTAAAGGTCATGGTTTAGATACGCAGATTAAGTTAGTTGAGTTTGAAACATATAATTACTCTGCTGATGTTTTACAAGATATAAATAAAGCTCTAGACTTAAGCTCTAGTGATGCTAAGCTACTATGTAGTTTGAATTTTAAGCTTGGTGCAGAGTATGCAAATGCTGTTAAAGCATTATTAGATAAAGCGAAAGTCTCTTTGGTAGAAGTTGAATTTATTGCTAATCATGGTCAGACAATTTACCATCAAGCAAAAGATGAAGCTAGTTTTGTTAGGTCATCTTTACAATTAGGTGATGCTGCTACTATAGCTTATGAATGTAAAACTACAGTTGTTTCGAATTTTAGAGCAGCTGACATTGCAGCTGGGGGTGCTGGTGCACCATTAGTACCATACGTAGATTATTTATTATACCGTGATAAAAACAAATCTAGAGCTTTACATAACATTGGTGGGATTGCCAATACTACAGTTATACCAAAAAACGCAAGTATTGATCAGATAATGGCTTTTGATACAGGTGTTGGTAACATGATGATTAATAGGGCGATGGAGACATTATTTGCTAAGAATTATGATAAAGATGGTATCACAGCATCAACAGGAAAAGTTATAGTAAAAATGTTAGAAGAACTTCTAGCAAACCCATATCTAAACCAGCAGCCTCCTAAATCGACAGGTAGAGAGCTTTTTGGCATTAGTTATACAGATAAAATTATAGAGAAATATAATGATGAGCAGCCGGAAGATATTGTGCATACACTAACTATATTTGCCGCGGAAAGTATAGCTAGAGCATACCAAGATTTTGTATTTGGTAGATATGATCTAGATGAAATTATCTTCACAGGCGGAGGTGCTCATAACAAGTTTTTAATTACACAAATTAGAAAGTTGCTTAATCAAACAACAGTCATGACTTTTGAAGATATTGGGGAAAATAGTGATGCAAAAGAGGCTATGGCGTTTGCTGTGCTTGGAAATGAGACTCTTCATAGAAGTTATAATAATGCTCCAACTGCTACAGGAGCTAAGCAGAAAGTTATATTAGGGCAAGTAAACTATTTTTAA